The window ATTAGAAGGGCTTATGGTTATAGGGATAAGGAGTATATGAAACTAAAAATTATTCAAGGTTGTTCCTCTATCGGTGTCTTTAAACCCTATCCCTATCCTCATGCACCATAATTCACGATGAGCCAGGGTGAAAGAAAGAAGTATTTTAATACATCTAAAAAGTAAGAGGTTATAGGATTTACCATTATCTGATGATAGTAAAGATATTTTGCATAAAATGTTTGTGGAAGCGGCTTTCCAGATACTATTAGATTAAAAAGGATTACAGGAAGTATGAGCAATAGAAATGAAATAGTATAGCCCAGGGGAAGCCTCTTTTTATAAATAGAGGTAAAAAGAAAAAGAAAGAACATAATAGCTCCTTCTGGTCGGGTAATTGCAAGAAGACCAACCAGGATTCCTGTAATTATTGAACACCCCCTTTTTTCAAACGAAAGGAGAGAAGATAAAATAAGAAGAATAAACAAAGAAACCTCCATTCCCGAAATTGCAAACCATATTGTATGCCATTCTAGCAGAAAAATCCCAGATGATAAAAGTGCAATAATCCTTGATTTTGAAAGAGATAGGGCAAGAAAATAAAAGATAAATGAAGAAAGGATGATAAGGAGAATTCCAAAAATATGAACTATGATTACAACCTCGCTTGTAAAAATAAAAAAAGTGCTTATAAGCAATGTCCAAAGAAAAGAGCTGGATGTGGCAGTTTGGTGAGGAGGATTGAGCGAAAAGCCTTTTCCTTCACTAAATGAGCGGGCAAGATTAAGGTGAATATAGGGGTCATCGCTTGAAAAGCTAATTCCTGCCCTCTTAAATCCATTATATTCATAAAATGATACTAATAATAAAAAGAGAAGGATAAATATTGCCCCTACTGAAATGGTGGTTAATATTGAAATATCCCTTTTCTTTTTTGGCTTCACTGAAGTTTTGGAGAGTAAATCCATGTATCACCAATAATTCCTTCAAATACATAATTCTGCCTAATGGAGGATAAAATTTCCCTTGTAAACCTCTCACTGGTTAAGTAAGATGGATTTGAAAGGTCTGAGTTTAGCAATACCTTTGAAAATATCTTATTGTTAATCTCATTAATTATCTTTTCTTGATCCCATTTTTTTTCTCTTGCTAGTTGGCTCATAATAAATGGATAGAAGTATATATCTTTTCCCGATAATAAAATGTATCCCGTCCCTTTCTCTTCTGAAAGAATTTTGCCTTCTGTTTTAGAAATAAAGGAAAGAAGGGCTTTGTCTTGAGGGACTTGCGATTCAAGCGAGATAGTTTTAATAACCTTATGATATGAAGTAAAAATATATATAAGGAGGATGGAAAATATTATCCCATAAAAAAATTTATTTTTTGAATTATAAATCTTAAAAAAACCAAGACCGCTTGCTAGAGATAAAACTCCTGTTGGCTCAAATAAATAGTGGTAAGAAGAGCCTACCTTGCCAGAGGCAAAAAGGGGAAGTAAAGAAAAGAGAAGATAAAGAAATATGGGCTCTTTATATTTCTTTTTCAAAATAATCTCTATTATATAAATTGGGGAGAAAACAAGAAAAAGCCAGTTCTTCTCTATAAATTTATCAAGATATATGTAGAATCTTTCTAATTCATAAACATTAGCATTATATGTAACAAGATGTCTAAAAACCTCTCCCTTTGTGATAAACATCAAAATAAAAGAGGGGATGGTAAAAAGGATTAAAAAAAGGATAAGAAAATTAATTGCCTTGTTTTTCTTTCTTTCAGTAATAAAAATACATGTTATTACAGCCAACAAGGCTGCAATGTTTGATTGTTTTGTATAAATTGCAAACAAAAAGGCAATTATTGGAAAAATAATTTTTTGCTTCTTATAAAAAAGATAGAATCCTAAGAAAGAGAAAAAAACACCTGCCATATCTACCCTATAAAGCGCGGTAGCGGAATATATGTAATCAATGTGGAGGAATAAAAAAGAAAAGATTAAGGCAATATAAATATTCTTTGTCTCTTTTTTTAAAATCAAAAAGAGCAAAGTAGAAACCAATAAAATGCTAAAAAGCGATATAAGGCGGCCAGAAAGAAAGCCAAGCCCAAGAAATGGGACAAGAATTAGGTTCAATAAGGGATATAGAGGAGGGTAGTTATTAGCAATATAGAAAGAATTAATCTCTGTATAGAGAGCTTTTTTTTCATATAAAAGCTTTGTCATATTCATCACCAAACCTTCTCCGTCCTCTATTGGATATAAATAAAAGGCAAAGGTTAATGAATTATATAAAAAACAGAAAAAGCCAGGAAGTAAAAAAAGAATGGAGATAATTAAGGCTATGTTTCCAATATCTTTTTTCCTTAAAACATCTTTTTTCTTTTTCAAATTTACAATCTGTTTACAATCTCATTAAGACTTAGAAATTCTCTCTTTTTTGTTTTTCTTTCTACAAACTCTATTTTTTCGCGGGTAGATTTTTTTCCAATGATTATCTGGTAGGGAATGCCAATAAGGTCAGCATCGGCAAACTTTTTCCCTGGGGTTTCCTCCCTGTCATCATATAAAACATCAATGTTTTTCTCTAGCAAATGTGAATAAATCTCATCTGCCAATGCCCTATTTTCAATGTTTATGATAATGGAAGAAAATGGGGCAATCTCTTTGGGAAAAATTATCCCCCTCTTGTCATAGTTTTGTTCAATAACAGCGGCAATTATTCTGGATACGCCAATCCCATAGCACCCCATAATTACCAGGTTTTTATCCCCATTTTCATTTAAAAATCTCAGTCCCATTGCCTTTGAATATTTTGTCCCCAATTTAAAGCAATGGCCAAGCTCAATCCCTTTTATTTCGGAAAGAATGCTTTCACACTTTGGGCAGGGATCATTTTCTCTTGCTATTTTTAGATCAAAGAAACCTTCTACCTTAAAATCCCTCTCTATGTTTGCATTTATATAGTGAAAATTTTCTTTATTTGCACCCAGCACAAAGTTTTTCCCCTCTTTAAGGGAATAATCAGCAATAATTTTGCAATTAAGCCCAATTGGACCAGAAAATCCCAAAGGAGCTCCGGTTATTTTTTCTATTGTTTCACTATCTGCCATAGAAAGCTCCTTTATATTTAATGCCTTTTTAAGTTTTGTCTCATTTAATTCGCAATCCCCACGGATAAGCACAGCAATTATCTCAAAGTCTGCCTTTAGAATCAATGTCTTTATCAATTCCTCTGGTTTTTTAGAAAGATAGCTTGAAACCTTCGCCACACTCTTAAGATTTGGCGTCTCAACCAACTTAAGCTCCATCTCTTGACCCTTGACCCTTGACCCTTGACCCTTGACTCCTACCTCGGTTTTTTCAAGGCTTGCCGCATACCCACATTTTTCGCAAACCATCACCGTATCCTCGCCATTCTCAGAGGGGACAATAAACTCATGGGAGAATGAGCCTCCGATAATCCCTGCCTCTGCCTCAACGATTACAAAATTTAATCCACATCGTTCAAAGATTCTCTTATATGCGCTAAAGAAGTCTTTATATGTCTTTTCGCAAGATTCTTCGTTGTGATGGAATGAATATGCATCCTTCATTAGAAACTCCCTTGCCCTAATCACCCCTCCCCTTGGCCTTGGCTCATCCCTAAATTTTGTCTGGATTTGATACAAGGAAAAGGGAAGCCTTTTATATGATTTTACCACATCCCTTACCATATCGCAGATAACCTCCTCGTGGGTTGGACAAAGCCCAAATTCATTTCCCCTCCTATCCTTTAGCCTGAACATATCATCGCCATAAGCCTCCCATCTCTTTGTCTCTTTCCAACGCCCTGAAGGTGAAAGAGAAGGCATAAAAAGCTCAATTGCACCGATTTTACTCATCTCCTCCCGAACAATTTTCTCTACCTTTTTTAACACCCTAAATCCAATAGGAAGAAAGGAATAAACCCCAGAGGAGAGCATTTTTATAAGCCCTGCCTTTAGCATCAGCTTGTGGGAGATTAAAGGGGCATCCTTTGGCTCCTCAATCAATGTCTGAAAGAAGTATTGACTTAGCTTCATTGATATATTTTATATTTATCAAACCTTCCTTGACAAGGAAATTTAAAGAGAAGCTAAACGCGTAGCTTGACACAATATCTATTTCAAAGTATAATAAAAATGAATGGTAAATTGATAGGGTTTGTTAAGGCTATAAATAAAGACTAAAATCTTTAGACTATAAAACTTTAATTTCAATACTTAAAAGGGAAAAAAGAATATTATCATAGAACCTATCGTTATTATCTAACATAAATTTTAAATAACAAATGTTTAAAGGCATTTTATTTATCATTGGTGCGGTGTTGGGAAGCTTTTTTAATGTTTGTATCTATAGGCTACCCAAGGATATTTCTATTGTGTTCCCTGGCTCATTTTGTCCAAAATGCAATGTTTCTATAAAATGGTATGACAATATCCCCATCTTAAGCTTTTTTGTCCTTAAGGGAAGATGCAGGCATTGCAAAGAAGGAATTCCCATTCGCTATCTTTTGGTTGAGGTTTTAACGGCTTGCCTCTATTTTTATCTTGGAAATTTGTATGGATTAAAGCTAGAGCTTTTGATTTGGCTGTTTTTCTTTTCCCTGCTTATTTTAATTGCCTTTATTGACCTTGAGACATTTTTTGTCCTGGATAAAGTAGTATATCCAGGGATTGCGGTGGGAATTCTTCTCTATATTTTTCTATGGAGGGATTTAGAGCATATCCTTGGGCTTGTTTTTGGAGGTGGTCTTATATTCCTTGTGGCAAAGCTCTCCTCACTTATCCTTAAAATGGAGGGAATGGGAAGTGGAGATGTATGGATAGTAGGCTTAATTGGGCTATTTCTTGGCTTTAGGCTTCTTATTTCATCTTTGCTTATTTCATCAATATTTGCTATTATTATTGGAGGCTCTCTTATCCTTATGGGAAGAAAAAAGAGGAGGGATTATATCTCTTATGGCCCATACCTTGCATTTGGTGCCCTTGTCTCATTTGTCTTTAAAGAGAGAATATCTTGCTTATTTCTCTAATTTTTGGTATTAATATGGACATTGAGAGGCTTCTTGATAATTTTAAAGAATACCTATTGACAAGTGATATTAAAGGAAAAATTGCAAAGATTATTCTTTTTGGTAGCTGTGCTAAAAAAACCAATGTTTCCTCCTCAGACATAGACATTCTTATCTTTACCCTTAATGGTAAAGGTATTGAGAGACCGCTTATGGATAAGGCATATACATTTATGATGGAGCATAATGCTCCCTTTGAAATTCTTATCTCAAGCATTGATTCTCTATTTTTTCAAGATTATTTTGTATATAATGTCCTACAAAATGGTAAGGAGGTTTATTCTATGGAAAAAGAAGAAATAAAAAGGGAGGCGATGAAGGATACAACAGAGCTCTCACAAGAATATCTGGAGGGAGCAAAAGAGGTTTTTAAGAGAAAAAGGATCCGCTTAGCAATAGATGCGGCATACAACTCTGCCGAGCTAGCCGCAAAGGCACTCATCCTTTTAAAACAAGATGACCTACCAGGAAGTCATGGCGGTGTAGTCACTCTGTTTGGTCGTCTATATATAAAAACAAACGAAGTAGCACCAGAGATAGGTTATAAGTTAAATATTGCTTTAAGGATAAGAAACGAGGCAAGGTATAAACCAAATGCATTATTAACTAAAGAGAATGCACAAGAGGTTATAGGCTTAGCTGAAGATTTAATAAAGCTCATCTTAGAAAAAAATGCTACGATTTTTAACCGCCGGTGAATCGCACGGTCCATCTTTAACTGTAATCCTTGAAGGCCTTCCAGCCGGGCTTTTTATAGACAAAGAAGAAATAAATAAGCAATTAGCAAGAAGGCAAATGGGCTATGGAAGGGGAGGAAGGATGAAGATTGAAAAAGATGAGATAGAGATTACCGGAGGGATAAGAAAGGGATATACACTAGGAAGCCCATTATGTATGAATATAAAAAATAAAGATTGGGAGAATTGGAGGGAAAAATGGGATAATGTAGAACCAATTCTTTCTCCAAGGCCAGGTCATGCTGACCTTTCTGGAGCAATAAAATATGGACATTCTGATCTAAGGAATGTCTTGGAAAGGGCATCTGCAAGGGAAACAGCGGCAAGGTGTGCGGTTGGTTGCGTCTGTAAGGGCTTTCTTTCTAATTTTGGTATTGATGTTTTAGGATATGTTGTTTCAATTGGAAAGATAAGGACAAAGAGGTCTCCTAAAACATATGCTGAAATAAATGGCTCACCTTTATTCTGTGCAGATTCCATAAAAGAAAAGCTAATGATAAAAGAAATAGACAAGGCATCAGAAAATGGTGATACACTTGGTGGAGTGTTTGAGATAAAGGCAATTGGTGTTCCGGTTGGCTTGGGTTCTTATGTCCATTGGGATAGAAGGCTGGATAGCCTTCTTGCCTTTGCCTTGATGAGCATTCCTGGAATAAAAGGGGTTGAAATTGGTCTTGGTTTTGAGGCGGCAAAGAGGTTTGGTAGCAAGGTACACGATGAAATATTTTACAAAAATAAATTCTATAGAAAGGCAAACAATGCAGGTGGAATTGAGGGGGGAGTAAGCAATGGAGAGCCAATTATTATCCGATGTGCGATGAAACCCATTCCAACCCTAAAGAAGCCCCTCTCCTCAGTAAATATAGAGACAAAGGAAAAAACAAAAGCTGTGGTTGAAAGGGCTGATGTTTGTGCTGTCCCATCTGCATCTTTTATTGGAGAGGCAATGACAGCATTTATCATTGCAAATGCCTTCCTTGAAAGGTATGGCGGCGATAATATGAAGCAGATAGAAAAAAGATTTAAAAATGAAGGTTGAAGAGGCACATACAAGGTTTAAGGAATTTGAGGAGGCAATGGGTGTAGGAAGGGGAAAAAGGACAAAAAAGACACAAATAGTAAAGGAAAAGGAGGAAAAACCACATCCATTTGCTGAAAAAATCAGGGAAGAAACCCTGAAGGCATTAAAGGAGGAGCTTTCTTCCCTTATTTTAAAAATAGAGGAGAAGGGAAAGGTTCTTCTAAATAGCCCAACTTATGAAAACCTTATAAATTACAAGGAGCTGGTTGCAACATTTGTCCAATATGCTGTGCAGAATATCTGGCAGCTTGAGGAAAAGAAAAGTGGAAGGTTTGCCAGAACACAAAAGGTTCATCTTATTTTAAAAAGGATAGACGAAAACCTCCTTCTTTTAACCGATGAGGTTTTAAAAAAGGAAAGGGATGTTTTGCGTCTTGCCAGCACAATAGATGAAATACAAGGGCTTCTTATTGACCTATTTTCATAATTCTTAAATGAAATATATTATCATTGTTCCTGATGGAATGGCTGATTATCCAATAGATGGAAGAACACCCCTAGAGATAGCCCATACACCAAATATGGATAGGCTAGCAAGGGAAGGAATGATTGGGACAACAAGAACCATCCCAGATAATATGCCAGCTGGCTCTGATGTTGCTTGCCTTTCTTTATTAGGATATGACCCAAGGGTTTATTATAAAGGAAGGGCGCCTCTGGAGGCTGCAAGTATGGGGGTTTTTCTAAAAGAGGATGAGGTTGCTTTCAGGTGCAATCTTATTACGGTAAGGAATGGAATAATAACGGATTTCAGCGCAGGTCATATAAAAACAGAGGAAGCAGCAGAAATTATAAAATTTATCGACAAAGAATTGGGAAGTAAAGAA of the bacterium genome contains:
- a CDS encoding proline--tRNA ligase: MKLSQYFFQTLIEEPKDAPLISHKLMLKAGLIKMLSSGVYSFLPIGFRVLKKVEKIVREEMSKIGAIELFMPSLSPSGRWKETKRWEAYGDDMFRLKDRRGNEFGLCPTHEEVICDMVRDVVKSYKRLPFSLYQIQTKFRDEPRPRGGVIRAREFLMKDAYSFHHNEESCEKTYKDFFSAYKRIFERCGLNFVIVEAEAGIIGGSFSHEFIVPSENGEDTVMVCEKCGYAASLEKTEVGVKGQGSRVKGQEMELKLVETPNLKSVAKVSSYLSKKPEELIKTLILKADFEIIAVLIRGDCELNETKLKKALNIKELSMADSETIEKITGAPLGFSGPIGLNCKIIADYSLKEGKNFVLGANKENFHYINANIERDFKVEGFFDLKIARENDPCPKCESILSEIKGIELGHCFKLGTKYSKAMGLRFLNENGDKNLVIMGCYGIGVSRIIAAVIEQNYDKRGIIFPKEIAPFSSIIINIENRALADEIYSHLLEKNIDVLYDDREETPGKKFADADLIGIPYQIIIGKKSTREKIEFVERKTKKREFLSLNEIVNRL
- a CDS encoding prepilin peptidase; translated protein: MFKGILFIIGAVLGSFFNVCIYRLPKDISIVFPGSFCPKCNVSIKWYDNIPILSFFVLKGRCRHCKEGIPIRYLLVEVLTACLYFYLGNLYGLKLELLIWLFFFSLLILIAFIDLETFFVLDKVVYPGIAVGILLYIFLWRDLEHILGLVFGGGLIFLVAKLSSLILKMEGMGSGDVWIVGLIGLFLGFRLLISSLLISSIFAIIIGGSLILMGRKKRRDYISYGPYLAFGALVSFVFKERISCLFL
- a CDS encoding HEPN domain-containing protein, with the protein product MDIERLLDNFKEYLLTSDIKGKIAKIILFGSCAKKTNVSSSDIDILIFTLNGKGIERPLMDKAYTFMMEHNAPFEILISSIDSLFFQDYFVYNVLQNGKEVYSMEKEEIKREAMKDTTELSQEYLEGAKEVFKRKRIRLAIDAAYNSAELAAKALILLKQDDLPGSHGGVVTLFGRLYIKTNEVAPEIGYKLNIALRIRNEARYKPNALLTKENAQEVIGLAEDLIKLILEKNATIFNRR
- the aroC gene encoding chorismate synthase; the protein is MLRFLTAGESHGPSLTVILEGLPAGLFIDKEEINKQLARRQMGYGRGGRMKIEKDEIEITGGIRKGYTLGSPLCMNIKNKDWENWREKWDNVEPILSPRPGHADLSGAIKYGHSDLRNVLERASARETAARCAVGCVCKGFLSNFGIDVLGYVVSIGKIRTKRSPKTYAEINGSPLFCADSIKEKLMIKEIDKASENGDTLGGVFEIKAIGVPVGLGSYVHWDRRLDSLLAFALMSIPGIKGVEIGLGFEAAKRFGSKVHDEIFYKNKFYRKANNAGGIEGGVSNGEPIIIRCAMKPIPTLKKPLSSVNIETKEKTKAVVERADVCAVPSASFIGEAMTAFIIANAFLERYGGDNMKQIEKRFKNEG
- a CDS encoding YaaR family protein, translated to MKVEEAHTRFKEFEEAMGVGRGKRTKKTQIVKEKEEKPHPFAEKIREETLKALKEELSSLILKIEEKGKVLLNSPTYENLINYKELVATFVQYAVQNIWQLEEKKSGRFARTQKVHLILKRIDENLLLLTDEVLKKERDVLRLASTIDEIQGLLIDLFS